Proteins encoded by one window of Cryptosporangium minutisporangium:
- a CDS encoding MFS transporter: MEKESIHRRRWLILGVLVVCLLVVILDNTILNVALKTIQADLGATQSQMEWAINSYTLVFAGLMFSAGVLGDRYGRRRFLIVGMIVFGLASVASAFAETPGQLITTRALMGIGAALVQPQTLSVITNVFDPSERGKAIGIWASFSGIGIAIGPVTGGLLLEHFWWGSVFLVNVPFVLVGVVAIALVVPESKDPSPGRIDPFGVLLSIAGLSLLVYGIIHGGETTEWGSPAVLVPIVGGIALVGLFVFVEARSSHPSLDVSLFKNAAFSAGAVSIGLVFFAMQGATFFLAYFWQAVRDYSPLEAGLLVVPVAVGIGLAAPRSAAMAQRFGTRVVVAFGMTLVGLALGAYSFVGRDTPIWAIEIIVFALGFGMGNTMAPATEAVMSAVPREKAGAGSAVNNTVRMVGGALGVAIMGSLLSASYRSHLGDAVDVLPPAARDDAGESIGGALEAAGRLAASAPSSAGDALALVEAAKDAFVDAMHLTAAGSAVVAWLGAIVAILFLPKRRRVVAGSALPGPTSGASAAGSGTAVEDENSTVRTETAAGDSERSAPDAAVAGSEPTADSAEDPADDRDDTAGLAGEAKVRGGTPGSVA, encoded by the coding sequence GTGGAGAAAGAGAGCATCCATCGCCGTCGGTGGCTGATTCTCGGCGTGCTGGTGGTCTGCCTGCTCGTCGTGATCCTGGACAACACGATCCTGAACGTGGCCCTGAAGACCATCCAGGCGGACCTGGGCGCGACCCAGTCGCAGATGGAATGGGCGATCAACTCCTACACGCTGGTCTTCGCCGGGCTGATGTTCAGCGCGGGCGTCCTCGGTGACCGCTACGGGCGCCGCCGCTTCCTGATCGTCGGCATGATCGTCTTCGGTCTGGCGTCGGTGGCGTCCGCGTTCGCCGAGACTCCCGGCCAGCTGATCACCACGCGTGCGCTGATGGGCATCGGCGCCGCGCTGGTGCAGCCGCAGACGCTCTCGGTGATCACCAACGTCTTCGACCCGTCCGAACGCGGCAAGGCGATCGGTATCTGGGCGAGCTTCTCCGGGATCGGCATCGCGATCGGTCCGGTCACCGGCGGGCTGCTGCTGGAGCACTTCTGGTGGGGCTCGGTCTTCCTGGTCAACGTCCCGTTCGTGCTGGTCGGCGTGGTGGCGATCGCGCTGGTGGTGCCGGAGTCGAAGGACCCGTCGCCCGGCCGGATCGACCCGTTCGGCGTCCTGCTGTCGATCGCCGGCCTGTCGCTGCTGGTGTACGGCATCATCCACGGCGGCGAGACCACCGAGTGGGGTAGCCCGGCTGTGCTCGTGCCGATCGTCGGTGGCATCGCGCTGGTCGGGCTGTTCGTGTTCGTCGAGGCGCGCAGCAGCCATCCGTCGCTGGACGTCAGCCTGTTCAAGAACGCGGCGTTCTCGGCCGGAGCGGTCAGCATCGGTCTGGTCTTCTTCGCGATGCAAGGCGCCACGTTCTTCCTGGCCTACTTCTGGCAGGCGGTCCGGGACTACTCGCCGCTGGAAGCCGGGCTGTTGGTCGTGCCGGTCGCGGTCGGGATCGGGCTGGCCGCGCCGCGCTCGGCCGCGATGGCCCAGCGGTTCGGCACGCGGGTCGTCGTGGCGTTCGGCATGACGCTAGTCGGGCTCGCGCTCGGTGCCTACTCGTTCGTCGGGCGGGACACCCCGATCTGGGCGATCGAGATCATCGTGTTCGCGCTCGGGTTCGGCATGGGCAACACGATGGCGCCGGCCACCGAGGCGGTCATGTCGGCGGTGCCGAGGGAGAAGGCAGGCGCGGGATCCGCCGTGAACAACACGGTACGAATGGTCGGTGGTGCGCTCGGCGTGGCGATCATGGGGTCGCTGCTCTCGGCGTCCTACCGCTCGCACCTCGGCGACGCCGTCGACGTGCTGCCGCCGGCAGCCCGCGACGACGCGGGGGAGTCGATCGGTGGTGCGCTGGAGGCGGCCGGTCGGTTGGCCGCTTCCGCGCCCTCGTCGGCCGGCGACGCGCTCGCGTTGGTCGAGGCTGCCAAAGACGCCTTCGTGGACGCCATGCATCTGACCGCCGCCGGCTCGGCAGTGGTGGCGTGGCTCGGGGCGATCGTCGCGATCCTGTTCCTCCCGAAGCGCCGACGAGTGGTGGCCGGGTCCGCACTGCCCGGTCCCACATCGGGGGCGTCCGCGGCAGGGTCAGGTACCGCGGTGGAGGACGAGAACTCGACGGTCAGGACGGAGACGGCCGCCGGGGACTCGGAACGTTCGGCGCCGGACGCCGCTGTGGCGGGATCGGAGCCGACCGCCGACTCGGCGGAGGATCCGGCCGACGATCGGGACGACACCGCTGGGCTGGCAGGCGAGGCCAAAGTTCGAGGTGGGACACCTGGTTCGGTTGCATAA
- a CDS encoding discoidin domain-containing protein, with protein MSPGGTPIHGGGHRRGRDGARKLPDERPLWQRPKLISLAAVILVVVLAAGDSNVRPPLHLLSGSADGTVTVALNETINEFQPHKQLGAGVDGLEGGEIAKVWTQKNITAMKSAGWGAISYRLRTELGVKAWHWNPVGTWSNPAKKEGYWTSSDVIEKDAGVSYGYHLPRRGNTIDQANNDAFAKITDGDPTSFWKSNPYLDPHFTKRPSTEHQQWIMIGLGYEKPVQDITINWGDPYASKFKVQYWSGSNDAIHPAHPTANWKDFPNAAHDGTGGKQTVTVADSPVSTQFVRILMSEGSGTGPAGSTDIRDRLGYSVRELSIGYTKDGSFVDHLVHRKDQEQSPTWVSSTDPWHKATDMDKDYEHASFERTYGSGLTNNEPMMIPVPVLYGIPDDAAALVSYLKKKKFPFFQVEMGEEPDGQLATPEDYAQLYMQVADAIKKVDPNVQMGGPGYQTVIPDWIHWRDANGDNSWTSRFVKYLKAKGRMEDFDFFSFEWYPFDDVCGKHDKQIAEHPKLFYEQIEKQYKNGLPRDVPMVITEYGYSSFAGQVELEFPGAIVNVETAAMHLEVGGHTSYFYGLEPNWVFQEEEGKPCNTFGNLMMLQFYEDFKIRPLVGYYAAQLVTRHWVKPGNEKHQMLKAKSDLKLADGNPQVTSWAVRRPDGKISILLINKDPKKEVSVKLEGSGGDLSGPYHMYQYSQDHYDWKPGSVEESGGKPTKSFPPTKTHQSSSKVTLPPYSISVVHAES; from the coding sequence GTGAGCCCCGGTGGCACTCCGATCCACGGCGGCGGGCACCGTCGTGGCCGCGACGGTGCCCGCAAGCTCCCCGACGAGCGGCCGCTCTGGCAGCGCCCGAAGCTGATCTCGCTCGCCGCGGTGATTCTCGTCGTCGTGCTGGCGGCCGGGGACAGCAACGTCCGGCCGCCGCTGCACCTGCTCAGCGGCTCCGCCGACGGCACCGTCACCGTCGCCCTGAACGAGACGATCAACGAGTTCCAGCCGCACAAGCAGCTCGGCGCCGGCGTCGACGGTCTGGAAGGCGGTGAGATCGCCAAGGTCTGGACGCAGAAGAACATCACCGCGATGAAGTCCGCCGGCTGGGGCGCGATCAGCTACCGGCTCCGTACCGAGCTCGGCGTCAAGGCCTGGCACTGGAACCCGGTCGGCACCTGGAGCAACCCCGCCAAGAAGGAGGGGTACTGGACGTCCAGCGACGTCATCGAGAAGGACGCCGGCGTCTCGTACGGGTACCACCTGCCGCGTCGTGGCAACACGATCGACCAGGCGAACAACGACGCGTTCGCCAAGATCACCGACGGTGACCCGACGAGCTTCTGGAAGAGCAACCCGTACCTCGACCCGCACTTCACCAAGCGGCCGAGCACCGAGCACCAGCAGTGGATCATGATCGGCCTCGGCTACGAGAAGCCGGTGCAGGACATCACGATCAACTGGGGCGACCCGTACGCGTCGAAGTTCAAGGTCCAGTACTGGTCCGGCAGTAACGACGCGATCCACCCCGCGCACCCGACGGCGAACTGGAAAGACTTCCCGAACGCCGCGCACGACGGCACGGGCGGCAAGCAGACCGTCACGGTGGCCGACTCGCCGGTGAGCACGCAGTTCGTCCGCATCTTGATGTCGGAGGGCTCCGGAACCGGACCGGCCGGCTCCACCGACATCCGCGACCGGCTCGGCTACTCGGTGCGTGAGCTCTCGATCGGTTACACGAAGGACGGCTCGTTCGTCGACCACCTCGTGCACCGCAAGGACCAGGAGCAGTCGCCCACGTGGGTCTCGTCCACCGACCCGTGGCACAAGGCCACCGACATGGACAAGGACTACGAGCACGCGAGCTTCGAGCGCACGTACGGCAGTGGCCTGACCAACAACGAGCCGATGATGATCCCGGTGCCGGTGCTCTACGGCATCCCCGACGACGCCGCCGCGCTCGTCTCCTACCTCAAGAAGAAGAAGTTCCCGTTCTTCCAGGTGGAGATGGGTGAGGAGCCGGACGGTCAGCTGGCCACGCCGGAGGACTACGCGCAGCTCTACATGCAGGTGGCCGACGCGATCAAGAAGGTCGATCCGAACGTCCAGATGGGCGGTCCCGGCTACCAGACGGTCATCCCGGACTGGATCCACTGGCGGGATGCCAACGGGGACAACTCGTGGACGAGCCGGTTCGTGAAGTACCTGAAGGCCAAGGGCCGGATGGAGGACTTCGACTTCTTCTCGTTCGAGTGGTACCCGTTCGACGACGTCTGCGGTAAGCACGACAAGCAGATCGCCGAGCACCCCAAGCTCTTCTACGAGCAGATCGAGAAGCAGTACAAGAACGGTCTGCCGCGTGACGTCCCGATGGTGATCACCGAGTACGGCTACTCGTCGTTCGCCGGGCAGGTCGAGCTGGAGTTCCCGGGCGCGATCGTCAACGTCGAGACCGCGGCGATGCACCTCGAGGTGGGTGGCCACACCAGCTACTTCTACGGCCTCGAACCCAACTGGGTCTTCCAGGAGGAAGAGGGCAAGCCGTGTAACACGTTCGGCAACCTGATGATGTTGCAGTTCTACGAGGACTTCAAAATCCGGCCGCTGGTCGGGTACTACGCGGCGCAGCTGGTGACCCGCCACTGGGTGAAGCCGGGCAACGAGAAGCATCAGATGCTGAAGGCGAAGTCCGACCTCAAGCTGGCCGACGGCAACCCGCAGGTCACCTCGTGGGCGGTCCGGCGACCGGACGGCAAGATCTCGATCCTGCTGATCAACAAGGACCCGAAGAAGGAGGTCTCGGTCAAGCTGGAGGGCTCCGGCGGCGACCTCAGCGGGCCGTACCACATGTACCAGTACTCCCAGGACCACTACGACTGGAAGCCCGGTTCGGTGGAGGAGAGCGGCGGCAAGCCCACGAAGAGCTTCCCGCCGACCAAGACCCACCAGTCCTCGTCGAAGGTGACGTTGCCGCCGTACTCCATCTCCGTGGTGCATGCGGAGTCCTGA
- a CDS encoding phosphoglyceromutase, with product MSAAIGTLVLLRHGESEWNAKNLFTGWVDVDLTAKGEDEARRGGELLKDAGLLPDVLHTSVLRRAIRTSVLALDALDRMWIPVTRSWRLNERHYGALQGKNKKQTLEEFGEEQFMLWRRSYDTPPPPLDEDAEWSQFNDARYAALPPEIRPRTECLKDVLVRTLPYWYDSIVPDLQAGKTVLVAAHGNSLRALVKHLDGVSDEAIAGLNIPTGIPLRYDLDAALKPTNPGGTYLDPEAAATAAAAVASQGR from the coding sequence ATGAGTGCAGCGATCGGAACCCTGGTTCTGCTCCGCCACGGCGAGAGCGAGTGGAACGCGAAGAACCTGTTCACCGGATGGGTCGACGTCGACCTGACGGCCAAGGGCGAGGACGAGGCTCGGCGCGGCGGCGAGCTGCTGAAGGATGCCGGTCTGCTGCCGGACGTCCTGCACACGTCGGTGCTGCGCCGGGCCATCCGGACGTCCGTCCTCGCGCTGGACGCCCTCGACCGGATGTGGATTCCGGTCACCCGCAGCTGGCGCCTGAACGAGCGGCACTACGGCGCGCTGCAGGGCAAGAACAAGAAGCAGACGCTGGAGGAGTTCGGCGAGGAGCAGTTCATGCTCTGGCGCCGTTCGTACGACACTCCGCCGCCGCCGCTCGACGAGGACGCCGAGTGGTCGCAGTTCAACGATGCGCGGTACGCGGCGCTGCCGCCGGAGATCCGGCCGCGGACCGAGTGCCTGAAAGACGTGCTCGTGCGGACCCTGCCGTACTGGTACGACTCGATCGTCCCGGATCTGCAGGCGGGCAAGACCGTGCTGGTCGCGGCGCACGGCAACTCGCTGCGGGCGCTGGTGAAGCACCTGGACGGCGTCAGCGACGAGGCGATCGCCGGCCTGAACATCCCGACCGGCATTCCGCTGCGGTACGACCTGGACGCCGCCCTGAAGCCGACCAACCCCGGCGGCACGTACCTCGACCCCGAGGCGGCCGCGACCGCAGCCGCCGCCGTAGCCTCCCAGGGCCGCTAA
- a CDS encoding HAD-IA family hydrolase: MAARTHLDRLAHPETWSTTLAGILFDLDGTLVDSTAVVERQWWTFLDWYNLPANAFPEPLHGKRAEDHIRNLLPADQVADAVARLSALEATDIAGVAAVPGATRLLDAVAGVVPWGIVTSGTMAVATARLAAAGLPTPGVLVTAEDVRAGKPDPEPYVIGLERLGAAGPVVVVEDAPAGIRSGRDAGCPVVAVTTSHPAEELAEADVVVPDLTSIDLTAPARDDSAVLTAAR, translated from the coding sequence ATGGCCGCACGAACGCACCTGGATCGTCTTGCCCACCCGGAGACGTGGTCGACGACGCTCGCCGGGATCCTCTTCGATCTCGACGGCACGCTGGTCGACTCCACCGCGGTCGTCGAGCGCCAGTGGTGGACGTTCCTCGACTGGTACAACCTGCCGGCCAACGCGTTCCCGGAGCCGCTGCACGGCAAGCGGGCCGAGGACCACATCCGCAACCTCCTACCGGCCGATCAGGTAGCCGACGCCGTCGCGCGGCTCTCCGCGCTGGAGGCCACCGACATCGCCGGCGTAGCGGCCGTCCCCGGAGCGACACGGTTGCTGGACGCCGTCGCGGGCGTGGTGCCGTGGGGCATCGTGACCAGCGGGACGATGGCCGTCGCCACGGCCCGGCTGGCGGCAGCCGGGCTACCGACGCCGGGCGTGCTGGTGACCGCGGAGGACGTGCGGGCCGGCAAGCCGGACCCGGAGCCCTACGTGATCGGCTTGGAGCGGCTGGGCGCCGCCGGGCCGGTCGTCGTCGTCGAGGACGCGCCCGCCGGGATCCGCTCCGGACGGGACGCGGGATGCCCGGTGGTCGCGGTGACGACGTCTCACCCGGCGGAGGAGCTCGCCGAGGCGGACGTCGTCGTGCCCGATCTGACGTCGATCGATCTGACGGCCCCGGCTCGCGACGACAGCGCAGTCCTGACCGCGGCGCGCTGA
- the phoU gene encoding phosphate signaling complex protein PhoU, producing the protein MRDSFHGELSKINEILVRMTDLARVAMDSATTALLTSDLRLAEAVISGDAQIDALHRELEERSMDLLARQQPVAVDLRTIIGGLRMVSSLERMGDLARHVATIARMRYPECAVPADLKPIFVEAALVADKLVVKTRDVLVERDVSLAVEITKDDDRMDELHRELFARVLDENWTHGMEAAIDVTLLGRFYERYADHAVSLARRMVQLVTGVLPASA; encoded by the coding sequence ATGCGTGACTCGTTCCACGGCGAGCTCTCGAAGATCAACGAGATCCTCGTCCGGATGACCGACCTTGCGCGCGTGGCGATGGATTCAGCCACGACGGCGCTGCTCACCTCCGACCTCCGACTCGCCGAGGCCGTCATCTCCGGTGACGCGCAGATCGACGCGCTCCACCGCGAGCTGGAGGAGCGCTCGATGGACTTGCTGGCTCGCCAGCAGCCGGTCGCGGTCGACTTAAGGACGATCATCGGCGGTCTGCGGATGGTCTCGTCGCTCGAGCGGATGGGCGACCTGGCGCGGCACGTCGCGACGATCGCCCGGATGCGGTACCCGGAGTGTGCGGTCCCCGCCGACCTGAAGCCGATCTTCGTCGAAGCCGCACTGGTGGCCGACAAACTCGTCGTGAAGACCCGCGACGTCCTGGTCGAGAGAGATGTGTCACTCGCGGTCGAGATCACCAAGGACGACGACCGGATGGACGAGCTCCACCGGGAACTGTTCGCCCGGGTGCTGGACGAGAACTGGACCCACGGCATGGAGGCGGCGATCGACGTGACGCTGCTCGGCCGGTTCTACGAGCGCTACGCCGACCACGCGGTTTCGCTGGCCAGGCGGATGGTGCAACTAGTGACGGGTGTGCTGCCGGCCAGCGCCTGA